In Legionella spiritensis, the following proteins share a genomic window:
- the cpxA gene encoding two-component system sensor histidine kinase CpxA: protein MRSLYWKIFLTFWLASILIIVTTAWVTSEIARKSSIPIREKVFMDSYANAAVAIFESGRSKALRKWLLQTGNSRQMTLYLLVSTGEIISDSPPPNFVKQIANDLVHAKLDEGLLKFGNLVVSHEILSTSGKAYRLAAVSEKPLAHLIQIPWAGLTIRLTIAIFISGLICYLLSLYLTKPLRSLKMAAKSIATGQLSTRVGRFKGHYHDEIDDLRDEFDRMAEQLENIINSKERLLQDISHELRSPLARLQIAIELGRKKASNDAASEFSRMEEECLRLNTLIGEILEYARLEKSVDELHPSNICLAELLKRTINDANFEFGGHKVTLDIHDFKTGKMMLDKRLIHRAIENILRNALRYSPMNEPVYVTLSVNDDHKNVYIDIEDKGPGVPEEQLETIFNPFYRVDPSREKKTGGYGLGLAIAQQAVNLHKGSITASNRPDGGLLVRISLPLN from the coding sequence ATGCGTAGCCTGTATTGGAAAATTTTTCTGACATTCTGGCTGGCTTCAATCCTGATTATTGTAACCACAGCCTGGGTAACCAGTGAAATCGCACGCAAATCATCCATTCCTATCCGCGAAAAAGTATTTATGGACAGCTATGCCAACGCCGCGGTAGCTATTTTTGAATCCGGGCGTTCAAAGGCGCTAAGGAAATGGCTGTTACAGACCGGAAATTCACGGCAAATGACCCTGTACCTGCTGGTCAGTACCGGTGAAATCATCAGCGACAGTCCGCCTCCAAACTTTGTAAAGCAAATAGCCAATGACCTGGTTCATGCAAAACTTGATGAAGGATTGCTGAAATTCGGTAATTTGGTCGTCAGTCATGAAATTTTATCCACGTCGGGCAAAGCTTATCGCCTGGCGGCTGTCAGCGAGAAACCATTAGCCCATTTGATACAAATCCCATGGGCCGGATTAACGATCAGGCTCACTATAGCCATTTTTATCAGCGGATTAATATGTTATTTACTGTCGCTTTACCTGACCAAACCCTTACGTTCGCTGAAAATGGCCGCCAAATCCATTGCTACGGGGCAATTAAGTACAAGAGTCGGACGTTTTAAAGGACATTATCATGATGAAATTGACGATTTAAGAGACGAATTCGACAGAATGGCCGAGCAACTTGAAAATATAATTAACTCCAAGGAGCGTCTGCTGCAGGACATATCTCATGAATTGCGCTCCCCGCTTGCCAGACTGCAAATAGCTATTGAATTGGGGCGAAAAAAGGCCAGTAATGATGCAGCCTCCGAATTTTCCCGCATGGAAGAAGAGTGCCTTCGTCTGAATACACTCATTGGCGAAATTCTCGAATACGCGCGACTGGAAAAATCGGTTGATGAACTCCATCCGTCCAACATTTGTTTGGCTGAGTTGCTCAAACGAACGATTAACGACGCCAATTTTGAATTTGGCGGACATAAGGTCACACTCGATATCCATGACTTTAAAACAGGAAAGATGATGCTGGACAAACGTTTGATTCATCGTGCAATAGAAAATATTTTACGTAATGCCTTACGTTATTCGCCGATGAATGAACCCGTTTATGTCACGTTGTCCGTGAATGATGATCACAAAAACGTCTATATTGATATAGAAGATAAAGGCCCCGGTGTTCCTGAAGAACAGCTGGAAACAATATTTAATCCTTTCTATCGTGTGGATCCCTCCCGGGAGAAAAAAACCGGTGGATACGGTCTGGGTTTGGCTATCGCGCAACAAGCTGTCAATCTGCACAAAGGCTCCATTACAGCGAGCAATCGGCCGGATGGCGGTCTTCTTGTGAGAATCAGCCTGCCCCTTAATTAA
- the cpxR gene encoding two-component system response regulator CpxR → MNNTILIVDDDTELTDLLVQYLEPEGFHVVCVHDGESGVKKALNQVFDAIILDVMLPRLNGFEVLKAIREHLETPVLMLTARGDDIDRIVGLEIGADDYLPKPCNPRELVARLRAILRRTQKIPTQRPIIQHHNIVVDCAKRLVTYHDEPMELTNAEFNILEMLIKSPGQAFSKEELTEYALGRKYTAYDRSIDVHISNLRNKLGENPEGEPLVKTVRGFGYMFNA, encoded by the coding sequence ATGAACAATACCATTCTTATTGTGGATGACGACACAGAATTAACAGACTTGCTTGTGCAATATCTTGAGCCGGAAGGCTTCCATGTCGTTTGCGTCCATGACGGTGAAAGCGGCGTTAAAAAGGCACTGAATCAAGTGTTTGACGCGATTATTCTCGATGTCATGCTACCCCGGCTCAACGGCTTTGAAGTTTTAAAAGCGATTAGAGAGCACCTGGAAACACCCGTTCTTATGTTGACGGCCAGAGGCGATGATATTGACCGTATTGTGGGGCTTGAAATTGGCGCGGATGATTACTTGCCCAAGCCCTGTAATCCTCGCGAACTGGTCGCGCGCTTGCGAGCCATTCTGCGCAGAACCCAGAAAATTCCCACCCAGCGCCCTATCATTCAACATCACAATATTGTAGTGGACTGTGCGAAACGTCTTGTCACCTATCACGACGAACCAATGGAACTGACCAATGCCGAATTTAACATTCTCGAAATGTTAATTAAATCACCCGGACAGGCTTTTTCAAAAGAGGAATTAACCGAATACGCCCTGGGTCGAAAATACACCGCCTATGATCGAAGTATTGATGTACACATTAGTAATTTACGCAATAAATTAGGCGAAAATCCAGAGGGAGAACCGTTGGTTAAAACCGTACGCGGCTTTGGGTATATGTTTAATGCGTAG
- a CDS encoding HlyC/CorC family transporter, with the protein MRLKQILQVEPQNKDELIALLRDAQIRALIDSETLDMIEGVIQFSQMRVRDIMLPKKQMTCVSQHDSLQQVIDIVTRSGHSRFPVTGDSSDEIIGILHAKDLLRYQAENNNQIDLHDIVRMATFVPESKRLDLLLSEFRTNRNHMALVVDEYGAVSGFVTIEDIIEQIIGDIEDEFDIDEEAYIKEHGDSQYIVKAHTPIEEFNEQLGARFSDETYDTIGGIVMNKFGYLPKRGEVIIIDQFEFKVINADARRIKLLACTDTRTIPNSRTTE; encoded by the coding sequence ATGCGCTTGAAACAAATATTACAGGTTGAACCCCAAAACAAAGACGAATTAATAGCCTTGTTGAGAGACGCGCAGATACGTGCGCTTATCGATTCGGAAACACTCGATATGATTGAAGGTGTTATCCAGTTTTCCCAAATGAGGGTACGGGATATCATGCTTCCCAAAAAGCAAATGACCTGCGTGTCCCAGCATGACTCCCTGCAACAAGTCATTGATATTGTCACTCGCTCAGGACATTCCCGCTTTCCGGTAACCGGCGATAGCTCTGATGAAATTATCGGCATTTTGCATGCCAAGGATTTATTACGGTATCAAGCTGAAAATAACAACCAGATTGATTTGCATGATATTGTACGTATGGCCACTTTTGTGCCGGAAAGCAAAAGGCTGGATCTGTTGCTGAGTGAATTCCGCACCAACCGCAATCATATGGCGCTTGTTGTTGATGAGTATGGTGCGGTCAGCGGATTCGTCACGATTGAGGACATTATCGAGCAAATCATTGGCGATATCGAGGACGAGTTTGATATTGATGAGGAAGCATACATTAAAGAACACGGCGACTCACAATATATCGTAAAAGCCCATACACCAATAGAAGAGTTCAATGAGCAGCTCGGTGCGCGTTTCAGCGATGAGACTTATGACACCATAGGCGGCATTGTTATGAATAAATTTGGTTATTTACCCAAACGGGGAGAGGTGATTATAATCGATCAGTTCGAATTCAAGGTAATAAACGCGGACGCCCGAAGAATCAAACTGCTGGCTTGCACGGATACACGAACCATTCCCAATTCCAGGACAACAGAATAA
- the ybeY gene encoding rRNA maturation RNase YbeY, translating into MNYLIDLQNVSDKDLPFPEKLLISWAELPLCHQLAKAELTLRFVSIEEMTSLNGTYRKQDKPTNVLAFPASIPAEIQLDYPLLGDVVICPDVLSIESEQQQKALDSHWAHIIIHGVLHLLGFDHIKDSDAAVMKETEVKLLAKLGFANPYQEEEEQQIE; encoded by the coding sequence ATGAATTACCTGATTGACTTGCAAAACGTGAGCGATAAAGATCTTCCTTTTCCGGAAAAATTGTTGATTTCATGGGCCGAATTACCACTATGCCACCAGCTTGCAAAAGCGGAGTTGACCTTGCGTTTCGTATCTATTGAAGAAATGACCTCTCTAAACGGGACGTATCGAAAGCAGGATAAGCCAACCAATGTTCTGGCGTTTCCAGCCTCAATTCCTGCTGAAATCCAGCTTGATTACCCATTGCTTGGCGATGTCGTCATTTGTCCGGATGTCCTGTCTATTGAAAGCGAGCAACAACAAAAAGCCCTGGATTCTCACTGGGCACACATTATTATTCATGGCGTTTTGCACCTGCTTGGTTTTGATCATATCAAGGACAGCGATGCCGCAGTTATGAAGGAAACCGAAGTCAAACTACTGGCAAAACTGGGTTTTGCCAATCCATATCAAGAAGAAGAGGAACAACAGATTGAATAA
- a CDS encoding PhoH family protein, whose translation MSSTLQSKQVSLPDLSADRLANICGALHENITLLERHFKLTVTVSNDHIHLCGCSSQSLSKAEQIIRQLYLFSDNPITRETLLPLINDEEPQAAMNHPVKLSRKTIRPKNSTQAAYLDSISQHDITFAIGPAGTGKTYLAVSKAIESFEKGEVQKLVFVRPAVEAGEKLGFLPGDLVDKVLPFLRPIYDALYEMIGYKESQKLIQSDVIEILPLAFMRGRTLNEAFIILDEAQNTTMMQMQMFLTRMGFGSKTVITGDITQIDLPKGIHSGLVHAVKILSGIENIAIHTFSSREVVRHPLVSRIIDCYETHSRDNKK comes from the coding sequence TTGAGTAGTACACTACAGAGTAAACAGGTTTCTCTACCCGATTTAAGTGCTGATCGCCTGGCAAATATATGTGGTGCCCTGCATGAAAACATCACCCTTCTTGAACGCCATTTCAAATTAACAGTGACAGTGAGCAATGATCATATCCATTTATGCGGCTGCTCATCCCAATCGTTGTCAAAAGCCGAACAAATCATCAGGCAACTGTATTTATTTTCCGATAACCCAATCACCAGGGAAACCTTGTTACCATTAATTAACGATGAGGAACCACAGGCGGCTATGAACCATCCAGTCAAATTATCACGTAAAACCATACGCCCTAAAAACAGTACGCAGGCGGCGTATCTGGACAGCATAAGCCAACATGACATCACCTTTGCCATTGGGCCCGCAGGTACAGGTAAAACCTACCTTGCCGTTTCAAAGGCCATAGAGTCCTTTGAAAAAGGCGAGGTTCAGAAACTTGTTTTTGTCAGACCCGCAGTGGAAGCGGGTGAAAAACTGGGATTTCTGCCAGGCGATCTTGTAGACAAGGTTTTGCCATTCCTTCGCCCGATTTATGATGCGCTTTATGAAATGATTGGCTACAAGGAAAGCCAGAAATTAATTCAGAGCGATGTCATTGAAATTTTACCCCTGGCATTCATGAGGGGACGAACGCTCAATGAAGCGTTCATCATACTTGATGAGGCTCAGAATACCACAATGATGCAAATGCAAATGTTTCTGACCCGTATGGGCTTTGGCTCTAAAACGGTTATTACGGGCGATATAACCCAGATTGATTTACCAAAAGGCATTCATTCGGGACTGGTCCATGCCGTAAAAATATTGTCAGGAATTGAGAATATTGCCATACATACCTTCAGTAGCCGCGAGGTAGTGAGACACCCCCTCGTATCGCGTATCATTGATTGTTATGAAACCCATTCCAGAGACAATAAAAAATGA
- a CDS encoding PHP domain-containing protein: MIDLHCHSHFSDGLHSPEYLVEKAIASNVKLLALTDHDTLDGVSSLHTAAQDRDITIINGIELSTRWKKYDIHVLGYLINPDNKDLVRLIDQQNQSRINRALEIGQRLQTAGINDAYTKACELAGHRRVGRPHFAQVIVREGLAVDMKMSFKRFLGRGKPAYIPTPWISMSQAVAAINQAGGLAVLAHPLKYDLTRTRLHELVCEFKEAGGLGLEVVSGEMGKDEITALAGLCLRYQLQASTGSDFHGESVSRISLGRQRQLPLNCTPIWDQWGI; this comes from the coding sequence ATGATTGATTTACACTGCCACAGCCATTTTTCCGATGGTCTTCACAGCCCGGAGTATCTTGTCGAGAAAGCCATTGCATCGAATGTCAAATTGTTGGCTTTGACCGATCACGATACGTTGGACGGGGTATCATCACTTCATACCGCGGCTCAGGACAGGGACATAACCATTATTAATGGCATTGAACTGAGCACACGGTGGAAAAAATATGATATTCACGTTTTAGGTTATTTAATCAATCCTGACAATAAAGACCTGGTCAGGCTGATTGATCAGCAAAATCAAAGCCGCATAAACCGTGCGCTGGAAATAGGGCAACGACTACAGACCGCGGGAATTAATGATGCTTATACAAAAGCTTGTGAGCTTGCGGGGCATCGGCGTGTCGGGAGGCCACATTTTGCGCAAGTCATAGTGCGTGAAGGATTGGCTGTTGATATGAAAATGTCTTTCAAACGATTTCTTGGCAGAGGCAAACCGGCTTATATACCGACGCCATGGATATCCATGTCCCAGGCTGTAGCCGCTATTAATCAGGCAGGTGGGCTGGCGGTACTTGCCCATCCTCTCAAATATGATTTAACAAGAACGCGGCTGCACGAACTGGTTTGCGAATTCAAGGAAGCCGGAGGATTGGGTTTAGAGGTGGTGTCCGGGGAGATGGGCAAGGATGAGATTACCGCGTTGGCCGGCTTATGTTTGCGTTATCAGTTGCAGGCATCAACAGGATCGGATTTTCATGGTGAATCTGTTTCGCGTATTTCTCTTGGACGTCAGCGGCAACTCCCGCTAAACTGTACGCCAATATGGGATCAATGGGGCATTTGA
- a CDS encoding L-threonylcarbamoyladenylate synthase, protein MSQFFAIHPDNPQSRLLRSAAALIEDGGILVYPTDSGYALGCQLGNKAALERIRRIRQLDKNHNMTLVCRDLSQLGTYAKVSNPIFRLLKAFTPGPYTFILNATHEVPRLMLHPKRKTLGLRVPENNITLSLLECLDAPLMSTTLILPGANLPLSEPEAIRDLLGSQIDLIIDGGNCGYEPTTVVDLTGDYPAILREGKGDPEPFR, encoded by the coding sequence ATGAGTCAGTTTTTCGCAATACATCCGGATAATCCGCAATCTCGTTTATTGAGGAGCGCCGCCGCGCTGATAGAGGATGGGGGGATTCTTGTTTATCCAACCGACTCAGGGTACGCGTTAGGTTGTCAATTGGGAAATAAAGCGGCGCTGGAGCGAATAAGAAGAATAAGGCAGCTTGACAAGAATCATAATATGACTTTGGTCTGCCGCGATTTGTCACAGCTTGGTACTTACGCCAAAGTATCCAATCCTATTTTTCGCCTGTTAAAAGCGTTTACGCCGGGGCCTTATACGTTTATTTTGAACGCCACCCATGAAGTACCCAGATTAATGTTACATCCCAAGCGCAAAACGCTTGGTTTGCGTGTGCCGGAGAACAACATAACCTTATCGCTTCTCGAATGCCTTGATGCTCCGCTAATGAGTACGACATTAATCTTGCCGGGTGCAAACTTACCCCTGAGTGAACCGGAAGCCATACGGGATTTACTTGGTAGCCAGATTGATTTAATTATTGACGGTGGTAATTGCGGATATGAACCGACAACGGTCGTGGATTTAACGGGTGATTATCCGGCCATACTGCGTGAAGGGAAGGGTGATCCCGAGCCGTTTAGATAA
- a CDS encoding tryptophan--tRNA ligase yields MSALFSANKRVVSGMRASGHLHLGHYHGVIKNWLTLQHQYDCYFFVADWHGLTTRYDEPGYIETILWDMVIDWLACGINPSLSKIFIQSWVPEHAELHLLLSMITPIGWLERVPTYKDQQEKLHEKDLTTYGFLGYPLLQSADVLLYKADLVPVGEDQVAHIELIREIARRFNHIYGCEPNFEALVTEAIKKMGKKNGKLYSVLRKQFQQDGCHESLNTAKALLTNQHNLSLGDKERLLGYLDGTGKIILPEPQPLLTEMSKMPGLDGQKMSKSYHNTIKLREEPAQVEKKILTMPTDPARVKRTDPGEPEKCPVWPFHKIYSSESEQEWVQTGCRTAGIGCIDCKRPLVDSINKELAPIQQSIKDLESDLGSVKRIVAEGSESAREEANKTMDDVREVMGLDY; encoded by the coding sequence ATGTCAGCCTTGTTCAGTGCTAATAAACGTGTTGTGTCGGGAATGCGCGCCAGCGGACATTTACATCTTGGTCATTACCATGGTGTGATAAAAAACTGGCTGACATTACAACATCAGTATGACTGCTATTTTTTTGTTGCGGACTGGCATGGTTTGACAACGCGTTATGACGAACCCGGTTATATAGAAACCATTCTCTGGGATATGGTCATTGACTGGCTGGCTTGCGGTATAAATCCCAGTCTCTCAAAAATTTTCATCCAATCCTGGGTTCCCGAACACGCGGAGTTGCATTTATTACTGTCCATGATAACCCCCATCGGCTGGCTGGAACGTGTCCCGACTTACAAGGATCAGCAGGAAAAATTGCACGAAAAGGATTTAACTACGTACGGTTTTTTAGGGTATCCGTTACTGCAAAGTGCGGATGTGTTGTTATATAAGGCAGATTTGGTTCCGGTCGGAGAAGATCAGGTCGCTCACATTGAGCTCATACGGGAAATCGCCAGGCGCTTTAACCACATTTATGGGTGTGAGCCGAATTTTGAGGCACTCGTCACCGAGGCCATTAAAAAAATGGGTAAAAAAAATGGGAAACTCTACAGTGTATTGCGTAAGCAGTTTCAACAGGATGGTTGCCATGAGTCGCTAAACACGGCCAAAGCGTTACTGACTAACCAGCATAATTTATCGCTTGGGGATAAGGAGCGATTGCTGGGTTATCTGGACGGGACAGGAAAAATTATTCTACCTGAGCCGCAGCCATTGCTGACTGAGATGTCCAAAATGCCGGGTCTTGATGGTCAAAAAATGTCAAAATCCTACCATAACACCATCAAATTACGTGAAGAACCCGCGCAAGTAGAAAAGAAAATTCTCACTATGCCTACCGATCCGGCGAGAGTGAAGCGAACGGATCCCGGCGAGCCTGAAAAATGTCCGGTCTGGCCCTTCCATAAAATTTATTCTTCCGAGTCGGAGCAGGAATGGGTACAAACCGGTTGCCGTACGGCAGGAATAGGTTGTATCGACTGCAAACGCCCCCTTGTTGATTCCATTAACAAGGAACTCGCCCCCATTCAACAATCAATCAAGGATCTGGAATCCGACCTGGGTTCCGTCAAACGTATTGTGGCGGAAGGGAGTGAATCAGCCCGGGAAGAGGCGAACAAGACCATGGATGATGTCAGGGAAGTCATGGGCCTGGATTATTAA
- a CDS encoding segregation and condensation protein A: MTQETAGVRPMVLAMVDGREITEIPADLFIPPDALEILLESFSGPLDLLLYLIKRQNIDILDIPIAHITRQYMQYIQWMEEQRLELAADYLVMAAMLAEIKSRLLLPVIHNEEDGIEDDPRLALVRKLQAYEEIKKASLQLDDLPRRNRDFFPVHVHATAIEPQIIFPDVLLEWLPEMMRELITRQSHQSHHAITREQLSVRDRMTVVLERLRHEKIILFHQILIPEEGRTGLTVSILAILELAKESLLLIQQTALFAPIHIMAVDYE, encoded by the coding sequence ATGACACAGGAAACGGCAGGCGTACGGCCCATGGTTCTGGCGATGGTAGACGGTAGGGAGATAACCGAAATACCCGCCGATTTATTTATTCCGCCTGATGCTTTGGAAATTTTGCTGGAATCTTTTTCTGGACCGCTGGATTTGCTGCTTTATCTGATAAAACGACAAAATATAGATATTCTTGATATACCGATTGCTCATATTACCCGGCAATACATGCAGTATATCCAATGGATGGAGGAGCAGCGTCTGGAGCTGGCCGCGGACTACCTGGTTATGGCAGCCATGCTGGCAGAAATTAAATCCAGATTGTTGTTGCCTGTCATCCATAATGAGGAAGACGGCATCGAGGACGATCCGCGTCTGGCTCTCGTGCGTAAACTTCAAGCGTATGAAGAAATAAAAAAAGCGTCCTTGCAACTGGATGATTTACCACGACGTAACCGTGATTTTTTCCCGGTTCATGTCCATGCCACAGCGATTGAACCACAAATTATTTTTCCGGACGTATTGTTGGAGTGGTTGCCTGAAATGATGCGGGAGTTGATAACGCGTCAGAGTCATCAAAGCCATCATGCAATCACGCGTGAACAGTTATCCGTACGTGATCGAATGACAGTGGTTCTTGAGCGGCTGCGTCATGAAAAAATTATTTTATTTCATCAGATTCTGATTCCAGAGGAGGGGCGAACGGGTCTGACGGTATCCATTCTGGCTATTCTGGAGCTGGCTAAAGAGTCATTGTTACTGATTCAGCAAACGGCTTTGTTTGCACCGATACACATTATGGCGGTGGATTATGAATGA
- the scpB gene encoding SMC-Scp complex subunit ScpB: MNDQEIKGILEALLMSSAQPLTIEQMLSVFHEEENPGPLRLRELLDRLARDYDGHAIELVEVASGYLLQTRLKYSSWIIRLQAEKPARYSRALLETLAIIAYKQPVTRADIEDIRGVSVSSSILKTLQEREWIRVAGHRDVPGKPAVYVTTRMFLDYFNLTSLNQLPPIENQPEISGSNSEARVEECV, from the coding sequence ATGAATGATCAGGAAATAAAAGGGATACTCGAAGCGTTATTAATGAGTTCGGCTCAGCCCCTCACGATAGAACAGATGCTTTCCGTTTTTCACGAGGAAGAAAATCCGGGGCCTTTAAGGCTTCGGGAGTTGCTGGATAGACTGGCCAGGGATTATGACGGTCATGCTATTGAACTGGTTGAGGTGGCGAGTGGTTATCTGTTGCAAACCAGACTTAAATACAGTTCATGGATAATACGCCTGCAAGCTGAAAAACCGGCGCGATATTCCAGAGCTTTATTGGAAACACTGGCCATTATTGCCTACAAGCAACCGGTAACACGGGCTGATATTGAGGATATACGCGGCGTTTCAGTAAGCAGCTCCATCCTTAAAACCTTGCAGGAACGCGAATGGATAAGGGTGGCCGGGCACAGGGATGTTCCAGGCAAACCAGCGGTATATGTGACAACCAGAATGTTTCTTGATTATTTTAATTTAACAAGCCTGAACCAGTTGCCTCCGATTGAGAATCAACCCGAAATATCCGGCAGCAATAGTGAGGCACGTGTAGAAGAGTGCGTATGA
- the rluB gene encoding 23S rRNA pseudouridine(2605) synthase RluB codes for MTTERLQKILSQAGLGSRREMERWIASGLVSVNGVMAKIGDSAGPDDQIKVKGKPIANPLKEETKTRILLYHKPVGEISSRSDPRHAKTVFDKLPYLKNGRWIQVGRLDINTSGLLVFTNNGELANRLMHPKYGLEREYAVRVRGQVTEDAVNALLKGVELEDGVAQFKRIEFHGGEGANAWYHVILTEGKNREVRRLWQSQGLEVSRLIRIRYGQLTMPRFLTRGQFVELSPKDVGSFMSKLDKS; via the coding sequence ATGACAACAGAACGATTACAGAAGATATTAAGTCAGGCAGGACTGGGATCCCGACGGGAAATGGAGCGCTGGATAGCATCGGGCCTGGTCAGTGTGAACGGGGTGATGGCAAAAATCGGTGACAGTGCCGGGCCTGATGATCAAATCAAAGTCAAGGGTAAACCGATTGCCAATCCCCTCAAGGAAGAGACGAAAACAAGAATCCTGCTTTACCACAAGCCGGTCGGAGAAATATCCAGCCGCAGTGATCCCAGGCATGCGAAAACGGTTTTCGACAAACTTCCCTATTTGAAGAATGGTCGCTGGATACAGGTCGGTCGATTGGATATCAATACCTCCGGTCTCCTTGTTTTTACCAATAATGGTGAACTGGCGAATCGATTGATGCATCCAAAATATGGCCTTGAAAGAGAATACGCCGTTCGAGTTCGCGGGCAAGTCACGGAAGATGCTGTAAACGCTTTGCTGAAAGGTGTTGAACTGGAAGACGGTGTCGCGCAGTTCAAACGTATTGAATTTCATGGCGGAGAGGGAGCAAACGCCTGGTATCATGTGATCCTGACCGAAGGCAAGAATCGTGAAGTCCGACGTTTATGGCAATCACAAGGATTGGAGGTCAGTCGTCTCATACGAATTCGTTACGGACAACTGACTATGCCGCGTTTTTTGACCAGAGGGCAATTTGTTGAACTCTCTCCGAAAGATGTGGGTTCTTTTATGAGTAAACTTGATAAATCCTAG
- the rlmD gene encoding 23S rRNA (uracil(1939)-C(5))-methyltransferase RlmD: MSRKRQRLDKTIQTGHIVSFSHDGRGIARMNGKATFIQGALPGETVLFQYSRRKTDFDEGHVTEVLEPSPYRVMPRCKHYVMCGGCSLQHLEEPRQITEKQDMLLDLLRRVGHVAPQNLLPPLSGNHWHYRHKARLSVRYVEKKQSCLVGFREKKNPRYIAEIEQCPVLHSKLDRHIIDLRRLVDSLDSLSAIAQIEVAAGDEEVALIFRNLEPLSVTDQEKIRQFAEDLQFKIFLQPGGADSVTLFYPEQADEFLYYELPAQKVRFQFHPTDFTQVNSGLNRLMVDRALELMDLNEQDVVLDLFCGLGNFSLPMARVCAHVTGIEGSDKMVLRASENARLNNIDNAEFYCANLDEINSLEKIVNFQFTKVLIDPPRSGALEIVRQIDTLKPIRIVYVSCNPATLARDTDILVNHHGYRLTSVGVMDMFPHTTHVESIALFEKDRQ; the protein is encoded by the coding sequence ATGAGTAGAAAACGGCAGCGCCTCGATAAAACGATTCAAACCGGTCACATCGTGAGTTTTAGTCATGATGGCCGTGGGATAGCCCGAATGAATGGCAAGGCAACGTTTATCCAGGGCGCCTTGCCGGGCGAAACGGTTTTATTTCAGTATTCCCGCCGGAAAACGGATTTTGATGAAGGTCATGTCACGGAGGTTCTTGAACCTTCTCCGTATCGGGTCATGCCTCGTTGCAAGCATTATGTCATGTGTGGCGGTTGCTCACTACAGCATCTTGAAGAGCCTCGGCAAATTACCGAAAAACAGGATATGTTGCTTGATTTATTACGTCGCGTCGGGCATGTGGCGCCTCAAAATTTGTTGCCGCCGTTAAGCGGTAATCATTGGCATTATCGTCATAAAGCGCGATTGAGTGTGCGTTACGTTGAAAAAAAGCAATCGTGTCTCGTCGGGTTCAGGGAAAAAAAGAATCCACGCTATATCGCGGAAATAGAACAATGCCCGGTATTACATAGTAAACTGGATCGGCATATTATAGATTTACGGCGTCTAGTCGACTCTTTGGACTCCCTGTCCGCTATAGCTCAAATAGAAGTGGCTGCCGGTGACGAGGAGGTCGCTTTGATTTTTAGAAATCTTGAACCCTTAAGCGTAACAGACCAGGAAAAAATCAGACAATTTGCCGAAGATCTGCAGTTTAAAATTTTCCTGCAACCAGGCGGCGCCGACAGCGTTACTCTTTTTTACCCGGAACAGGCGGATGAGTTTCTCTACTACGAGTTACCTGCGCAAAAAGTACGATTTCAATTTCATCCCACCGATTTCACCCAGGTTAATTCCGGACTGAATCGACTGATGGTGGACAGAGCCCTGGAATTAATGGATTTGAATGAACAGGATGTGGTTCTGGACCTGTTCTGTGGTCTGGGTAATTTTTCCTTACCGATGGCCAGGGTTTGTGCCCATGTTACAGGCATTGAAGGCAGTGACAAGATGGTTCTCAGAGCCAGTGAGAATGCTCGATTGAATAATATCGATAATGCCGAATTTTATTGCGCTAATCTTGATGAAATAAATTCACTTGAAAAAATAGTTAACTTTCAATTTACTAAAGTCCTTATTGATCCGCCAAGATCAGGGGCACTGGAAATTGTGCGACAAATCGATACACTTAAACCTATAAGAATTGTTTACGTTTCATGTAACCCGGCTACGCTGGCCAGAGATACGGATATACTCGTCAATCACCATGGATATCGATTAACAAGCGTTGGCGTCATGGATATGTTTCCACATACCACTCATGTGGAATCCATAGCTTTATTTGAGAAGGATAGGCAGTAA